In Salarias fasciatus chromosome 4, fSalaFa1.1, whole genome shotgun sequence, the DNA window CCCGTTGCTAAGGAGGGTCCGGTCACTCTGGTCAGTGGGACAGGAGGATTTGCTGCAGCGTTCCGGTGGTTCTTTCCTCCACTCGGTGATGCATTGAAGTGAAGATGAAATTCCCGGTTTGTCTCCAGGCTAAAAGGATCTCCGGCAGCGACGCCCTGTCCCACCCCTACCTGGACGAGGGCCGCCTGCGGTACCACACTTGCATGTGCCAGTGCTGCTACTCGGTGCCCAGCGGCCGGGTGTACACCCGGGACTTCGAGCCGGTGGCCGAGCGGCCGTTCAGCCACAGCTACGAGAACAGCCTGCTGTCGGTGTGGCAGGGCAAAGGTAGGAGCGCTCTTCCAGCCTTcactgtcctctcctcctccgtctcctggtGGTTTTTTTCGTCTCTGAGCTcatttcctgttcctctcctgGCAGAGCTGATCCACCGCTTCATCACGGAGCACCAGCAGGGGAAGCGAGTGCCGCTGTGCATCAACCCTCAGAGCGCCGCCTTCAAGACCTTCATCAGGTGATCATCCTCAACGTCTCCCACTTTAAATGTTGGAGGAACTCTTGAGGAGCCtcgttttgttgacctctgacctctgctcaggTCGACGGCCTGGCACTCGTCCAAGGTTtccaggaaggaggagagatgaGCGCTCGCCCGGCGGGtcagcggcggcagcgcgaggaagGACTTTATCGGCCGCCAAGTTTGGCTCTTTTCCTTTCCCCCCATTTTACCCGAGTAGAGGAGGAGAAGCAACACACTGAACCACCGCGTCAGGGATCGAACCCTCAGTGACCCTCACACAGACCTTTTCCCCGGTGCTGAATCAAACAGGCTGCTGGTGGTTTGGGGGGCGTGCCGGGGGTCGGCGGAGGACTCCTGCTCTCTAGAGACTGTAGCTGGTTTGGTAGGTTTGATGCTAGTTGGTTTTTGAAGTCATTCCAGGTCTGTGCAGTGTGGAtcctttcaaaagaaaaacGACGACCCGGCGCCCGCCGTGGGCGGAGCCAGACACCCGGAGCCCCCCACGCCTCGCCGCTCCACCTCTCTCCTGTCCGGATGACGTGGCCACATGTAGCAGgctccggccgccgccggcTCAGTGTTCCCTCGCTCcgcctccacttcctgtgggagacaggaagtggtggtttgttttgatgcCAGCTTTTAATTTAttgcgtgtgtgttggtgagtGATTCTTAGCGTCTGAAGCGTCTCCATTACCTCAGAGTGGAAGATGAAGCGAGCGGAGGCAGCGGCGGATCCAGAGGAAATCCACCCGTCTAGTTTTGGGGTTTGAACTCGCGGCTCATTTTTCAGGCCCGGGTCAAGGGGTCATGACCTCAGGAGGCACAGCGGCTTGGTTTTGTTCTTATCATTCTGATGTGCGTCTCCATTTCTCAGTTCCAGCACGATTCGCCTCGCCTCCGGTCAGTTTCGGTCTTTTTCCATAGAGACAGAGTTCCGCCTTGCTGTGGGTGAAACTCCCGGACGACGTTCGTTCTGCAACACGTTTGAGTCACGATCCGGTTACGTCCGGCTCCGTCATGATTTCCGAGCAACCATCTCTGACCAACCAttgttgtggttgtgttttaaaaatggcgGGTCGCTCTCCTGACTCTTCCAGTGACCAATCAGAGGCCGGCGTCACGTTTTCCCCCAGACTGGTTTGGAACCGCAGCCGAGCGGATTCTAAGACAGTTTCTGGTATCCGGTAACGACATGAAATGGAAAAAGCCTTAAAAACTGAGTGGAGGCGAGGCGAGTACCTCACCAGTGGAAAATCCCCAGTCAAGCCAGGATGGTTAGCAACAGCTGAaatgaggccacgccccctttaTCACAGTAAAACTCTTTATCCACTGAACATGACAGACGGTCGGCGGGTGGAGCTGAAGGTGTCCTCATGGCCACAGCCGCCGTTTTTCTGAGAATTAATCTGCAGAAAGCTAACCTGAGACGGTTAGCATTGAAGACGTCGGCCTTCTCTGAGCTAGCAAACAGATGGATGGGCGTGTCTTTAGCAGCCATGCTACGTCTTCAGGCGTTTGTCAGGACGCCATGAATGGCGGCGAGCTCGGCGCGTCCGCCGATTCACTCCATGGCGTGCTAGCATTGAGCTAACGTCCAGTTAGCCTCAGTGAAATGTGAATGGTAAATTCAGAAAGTCGCCACACACCTCATGATGCAGAATTCCGTGTTTTTTTGCTGCGTTTTACTGTCCATCGTGGAATATTGATCAAATATGGAACAACAGAGTTTGGGTTTTAAACGTTTTCTATCTTGTTTTAATGAATTATGATTTGCTACATAATGACGACACCCCGTTCAACCTAAATCATCAATAAATATTGATCCACATAAAATCTAAATTCACCTCTGATCACAGGTAGTGGGCGTGTCTGATCctgaagtgggcgtggcctcaaGCAGCTAAATAAAGTTGCAAAAATACTGACTGCATTGTAGAACCAGCAAAACGTTGAAGTGGGGACATCATGAGCTCAACATGAAGACACGCCCCCTTAGCGCTCTGCCCAGCAGTTGATGCTACGCTAACGTCGATACGCCGAGACGTTAGAGAACATGACCTTGAACCACGAGTGATGCTTCAAACCACACGGATCCGTTTTACCTCCTGTCAGCTGGATGGGCGTGGCCACACCCTGCAGCGGCCCGGTGGGCGTGGCCTGGTGGGCGTGGCCACATCCTTCGCTCTGTTAAACGCCCTCTCATCCCGCCGCTCCTCATTCGGTGGTAAACGCTGGTTTTGCTGAGTTCAGGCCCCCTTTGATGAAGAGTGTTTTGGTTTCTAGTTGAACTTTGCCCTCTGACCTCACGTGGACCCCTGAGcatgcccccccgccccccccttcAGTTTCTGCATGTGTATATTAGTGGAGAGCTGCTGAGAGTTTGGATGCTGTGAAGTGTTTTGAGTCCGTCGACGTGTTTCTGTGctcttttaatttaattcatctTAGCAGGAAGTTTCTGACGTTTAGCCGagtttctttttccccttttttttgtaacctgatgatgattattattatttgttttttccgTAGTTTCTGTTTGAGTACGTGTTGAGTGAGGCCACCATGAAAAGAGCCGTCTGGGTGTTTggggctgtgattggttgagCTCCGGACTCGTGGTCGTGTTGGTAGAACCCTTCTGGTCTAGAGTTCCGGGCTGTTCCTCCAGCAGACGAACCGCCGCGGCTCCAATTCTGGGAAAACAaacttgatgttttttcttctaaatATGAAACCGATGttctgttgtctttgttttaggttgtttttttttttttgtttttttttttttaaacttgtgttCTCGACAAATACTTGAATTTCTTAAACCTGTTTAAAGTAGTGAATgaaagtaaataaatggacactggAGAATCCGCCGTCTCTTGTTTTCACTCTTCctggatttgtttttgctttggtCTTGCTGAGGTTACtttgtcattttgtgtgttttttctgtttcagcaGGTCTGATTGCAGCTGAGTCATTTTTAGAGGTTCGGTTTAGTTTAAtcattgttcttgtttttagtttttctccactggtttggctcatttcttgaaaccgaaattacattttcagaacttgaacatcatttggcaaaacggtctcacagttcagctcggcaccatagttcacttgcaacagctcttctctctcccaaaactgttcacacacgtttcaaagcttcatttctttcccatataaacagtcagagcctccaaaatgtaaagatccttctcaacagctttgGCTCGCTTCTCAAAACAGACCGGACGTTCTCGATTCTCTTGGTTCTGTTGTCTaaaacaacctggacggttcagcagaaccacggttCTCCTGTCAAAGATCACATCTCTGCCAAAACAGCTCACTCGggtggaaaaactacatttctttctcaaacaaatggtcaatgtcctcaaaatgctttgtccttttggtgtcatttggctCTGGCAGTCAGAATGttgagatgttttgtctttaaggcagaagaacattgaaatatccctTCATCTACCTTTCCGTCTGAGCCCAGACCTTATGTAATGCATGTAATGAATTATATAATGAATCAATCAGTTGAGATAAACTTGATcttttcacttggaaattgtgctaaatctaGTCTTACTGTCATTAATCATTTGCAAAGACATTCTAAGACAGTGAGACATGCTCTAAGACATTTTCAAGGTGATGAACTGAGtgagaaacactgttctgttgagagcagctgcagcgcagtttggagatttgtccatgttgttttgagaatgcaATTTCTGTTTCAGGAAATGAGCTGAAccagtggagaaaaactgtaatggaGGGCCTTGACTGgtgattttggttttttttttttaatttttgattaATCAGAATTAGAGTTACTTCTAGAAATTGCctggaagaaaataaatatgagagaaaacagattttcctgTCTTTGAGACTTCATTGTTTTTCCTCCCGTTCAGTCCAGATGCATTACGAGGATCAGATTCTAGATTTGAAGTTTGAAAACGTCACAGACGAACGTTCTGGGCTGTTGAATACAGAGAGAACCTGGGACTGACCTTACCTTGAGCAGCTCAACTTTGAAATGCTGGATGGTTCGATTCCCACATTAGTGAGTGTTTCCTGGTGAGAAACGGCTTCACTTCGGTTAAAAGGTTCAGATAAAGTGACTTTTGTGTTGatttcaggtaaaaaaaatgatgtgattaatgATTGTTCATGGTCAGTTTCAATTCATTAATAAATTCTAATGGATTGACGGTTCTAGTTTGTATCCTTGTTTCATTATTCCTAATCTGTGTTTAATGTTCAGATGTTGCGTCACCTGTTTGAGGTTTTTGCTGTTTCGTATCTTCTCCGGTGCTTTGTGTGACTCTGTTCTGAGGTTGTTGACAGatttgcatctgtgtgtgtgagtgtgtgtgtgtgtgtgtggctcctccccctctggcaggtggcagcaggaggccccgccccctcctcctgcctcggGAGCGTCCCGCACTCCATCCCGGCCGCCGTCATGTTCGCTCTGGTGGCCGCCGGCTCCGTCTTCTTCCCCGGACTCTTCCTGCTGACCCGCCGCTCCCTGAGGCGCCTGATTGGATGGAGCGACGGCGACGCCGCCGTGGTGGCGACGCGGTGAGGACGGAGTGAGACCCGGAACCCCGGGGGTCcagacacgcccccctcagacTGAATGTGTGTCTCCCGGCAGGCTGCTGTCGTCCCTGCAGGCCGTCATGGCGTCGTCCGTCGGCTGCGTGGTCGTCTGGTCCTGCAGCGACATCGTGGAGGACCGGTGAGGCCCGCGCACCTCAGGTTGCTCCCCGTAACAAGCCACAGTCACACAGCAAAGGTCTGGAGGTGTTGAAGCTGAAAGAGTTTGGTGATGAAGAGCGAGGCGTCTGCGTCTCTCACCGCGCCGGCTCACCTAATCCCGTTAAGACGGTGAGCCGGGCGTCAGCAGCAGGGCTATTTCAGTCTGAAGATCcccggcggggggcgggggaggggcagcagggggtggggggtggagcagggcggggcagaGGGGGCTCATTTCCCAGTCAAAGTGCTGCAGAGGTTCGAGGCACATTTGTTTATCAAATCCCAGGTCAGGCAGCAAAGCACTCTGGGAAAGTTTGTCAGAGAAAACATCCTGCAGTTCTGCTCTGTCTGAAAGCAGTGATCCCGCTGCAGGCCTGGTGCTGGGTCTCCTGGGCTCTGGTTCTGTGTCAGCCTCATCAATAGACGTATCGGTGATCGGTTGCTTATTGAAGGACCTGCTGTTCTCTGGGGGGGAGTTCCTTTgcctccagatcctccaccagcgggtcaaaggtcagccagATGGAGCTAGTCACCATTGGTTTCCCTGCTTCACCTCAGCATAGGTGGAGAGCTCTgtctcctggtccctggttcctggtctctgtctcctggtccctggttcctggtctctgtctcctggtccctggttcctggtctctgtctcctggcccctggttcctggtctctgtctcctggtccctggttccTGGTCTGAACTCTACCGAGTCTAGAATTCCAGGTTTCAACAAAACGCTCCGTCTTTCTAAATCAAAGCAGGACCAGTGGCGTAGCTGGGATGGATTCCACCTGGGTTTTCATCTGTGTCAAAGGGGCCCGCATGTTTGGCACACAAGAATAGAGGACAGGAAAAAAGCCAAAAGAATGCAgtagataataataatattaatctaATCGCGagttctacaattctacaatttcatttagcagacgcttttgtctaaagcgacgtacaacacaagcaagaatacagacataagaaagaaagaaaccattagtaaatgcttcagttgcttcaagtgcgattggtcaaggaaGTTGCAGAAGAgaagccactacccccccccccctttttttttttgtttgtgtgtgtgtgtcggttaACGAGTTAACAAATGAATGTCAAACACTCATAAGTGCAAACATAAAGCCCATTACATGCGGACCATTACTGTTTACAACCACTTTTTATCAGTTTAACCGGGTTACAAGAGTAACAAGATGCTTTGTGTGTttacgtttacatgcaggcaaTAACCCTTATTCGTAATAACCCGGTTGCACACAGTCATCTCACACctacaaaaacctgaaaatgctCATATTGTGGCTTTTAAAAACCCCTGGGTTACTACTGTACTTTTCTAACCTGAGTTTCTGTTCATATAAACGTGCATTGGAATATCCCGGTTGACAAGGACAGTAAATACTGTTCTGAGCATGTTCTATCCATAagtagtcttagtcttttgagTTAGGGAACTAcctgtgatacagtttaactgctactaagtaaatgcAATGTGGCATGAAGTggaaatgcagtcatggcgtcgtctgtggccgtggtttgaatggggagatcctgatcatgtaaacaggaataACTCTATCTGTTTAAGCacgtaaacgggttattccaaattaGAGATGTCGCAGTttaccggtattgacgatagtcgtggtattaaaaaatgaaatttcaatatcgtgttcaaaatgtgcACATGATAATATTGCATAGAGGCTCTagagccacttgaaacgtgtttaagtgtattttcaaaatccgctcctgttcttccgccctgcctcgtctccctcctgcagcccccctccccctccccttccccctcccctcacatataaacacagcagagcagcggtagcggcggctcctagctagcgtggctcccagttagcgagcgtcacgagtgaactaaacacgTCGGcagtggccgacaacgacagcgagacgctctaacctaacccgaaaaaagtgtgtttagcaacactgactgcacgttgatgcaagccgggtagcagtggggccccGTTAGgaaggttccagacgtgtcattgtaatgtatcCGGAGGggttcaagttgtgtcgctgatatccgccgtctgtcggggtccccttctagcaactaaccggcaACTACTcagaaagggccccatgcgggggattttcgacacgctgtcgttgcagcgtctagtgtagcgcctttaatttgtcattgacaCTGACTGatgtccctcggggcccccttcaatCTTGTGCATGAGAGCAAGAGCAGCTGCTCATTCCGCAGTGGATTTCACTACAAGAGGGTCTGTGGGTTTTCAAAACCCACCAACCCtgcgtaaattacgcctctgagCGGGATGGAATCAGTCCCGACTCATCAGACCAGGTTTTCCACCAGAACCTGTCCTCGGCGGACGTCTGGgcgtcctgcagaaccctccgtTCTGCTGCAGGAACATCTGTCCACAGCTGGAAGGAAGGTGCCTGACGTCCTCCGTCCGTCCTCCTCAGACACTGGCTGACCGACGCCTACATCTTCTTCGCCACGCCGTACTTCGCCTACGACGTCTACGCCATGTACCTGTGTCACCACCACAGGCtgcgggtcaaaggtcacgagGAGGCCGAGGAGGCGACGCTCGCCGCCGTGGCCGGTTTCCTGCGCAGAGAGTCCCTCATGGTGCTGCACCACGTCTTCCTGGTGGCCTTCTGCTTCCCGGCCTCAgtggtaaccatggcaacaacCACGTCTCACTGAGTGAGCCAGGTTGGACTGaagtcctcagtgtgtgtgtgtgtgtgtgtatgtgtgtgtgtgtgtgtgtgtgtgtgtgtgtcagttctgGAGGCAGGGTAAAGGGGATTACTTCCAGGCGCTCCTGTTCCTGGCTGAACTCAGCACTCCGTCCGTCTCTCTGGGAAAAGTCCTGATTCAGGTAAATCGTCCTGCGTCCAGCAggaggtctgtgtgtgtcttcctcctGTCAGGAGTTGTGTGTCTTCCTCCCGTCAGGAGTTGTGTGTCTTCCTCCCGTCAGGAGTTGTGTGTCTTCCTCCCGTCAGGAGTTGTGTGTCTTCCTCCCgtcaggatgtgtgtgtctttctttgtCAGATCTGgactctccgtctctcctcgtcACCGTCGGTTCCCGtcattttgttctgtgtttCCTGATCTTCCTTTCTTCGTCACCGGGTCTTTGTGCTGATTGGTCGACAGCTTGTCTCCGCCTGATTCGGTCCGGTGCTCTGACggtgttctgacggtgttcCACAGTCAGAAGAAACTCCGACTGTTGTTCAGAGGTTGTTTCTGACGCGTTTCCTCATCTTTCAGTACAACCGGCAGCACACGCTGCTGCACCGAGCCAACggcctggtcctgctgctgaccttcTTCTGCTGCCGGGTGCTGCTCTTCCCCTACCTGTACTACGCCTACAGCAGGTAGCTCCGCCCACGGCGCCACGGCGTGGCTTTGAATgtcgcagagctgctgtctctcttgaACGGCCTGTCTGAACGGAACCCGTCCTGCTGCTTGTCTCTCAGGTACGCGTCCGTCTCGCTGTCCCAGGCCGTCCTGGCGGCCCCCTGGCAGTGTAACCTGGGGGCCGGTCTGCTGTGGCCCCTGCAGCTCTACTGGTTCAGCCTGATCTGCAGACGGGCTCTGGGACAGTTCAGCAGGAGGCCCCCGGGAAACGCCACGGCCGGGCGCCACGGTTCGCCGCTCGGCAACACAAACACGGCCAATCAGAGCGACGGACaccgaggatgaggaggaggaggaagatgggtCCGACTGCCAGTGGGACCTGGTGATTCCACTTTGAGgtgtgaagatgaagaggagcggAGTCCCGGTTTCCCGTCCTGCACCGTCCGGTTAACGGCAGGAACCGGTCAGAGGAGTTCCTGACCGGTGTGAGCATCTCCCCTCTTCGGAGGCAGGACTGACTCCACGTCCGTCTCCGTGTTGGACTGAAAGTCTTCCGGAACGTTTCTGAACATGAGGACATTTCTTGACGCTCCGCTCGGTTCTTCACTCTTTAGAAACCTTTGATTCTGATGAAGACGCCGCCTGGTGTCCTTTGATATTTTAGAAACATCCACCCACCTGTCATCTCACAGCAAactttttccatccatccatccatccatccactcatccatcaatCAAcctatccatccacccacccacccacccaatCATCATCCACCAACCCATCCacctattcatccatccaccgacacatccacccatccatcaatCACCTGTGCCTCCATCTTATTTCCTGCTTGCTCTCCTTGTTGTTGCTCTAATGATGGAATGACGGAGAGCAGAAAGGACTAAACTTTATCTCGTCTCAAACCAAACCAGTCAGTCTGAGGAAATAAACTTCATTCCT includes these proteins:
- the tlcd3ba gene encoding TLC domain containing 3Ba, with the translated sequence MFALVAAGSVFFPGLFLLTRRSLRRLIGWSDGDAAVVATRLLSSLQAVMASSVGCVVVWSCSDIVEDRHWLTDAYIFFATPYFAYDVYAMYLCHHHRLRVKGHEEAEEATLAAVAGFLRRESLMVLHHVFLVAFCFPASVFWRQGKGDYFQALLFLAELSTPSVSLGKVLIQYNRQHTLLHRANGLVLLLTFFCCRVLLFPYLYYAYSRYASVSLSQAVLAAPWQCNLGAGLLWPLQLYWFSLICRRALGQFSRRPPGNATAGRHGSPLGNTNTANQSDGHRG